In the genome of Leptospira fletcheri, one region contains:
- a CDS encoding STAS domain-containing protein yields MKIKVTTKNDVHIIKIEGPIKAGNEFELGQKIEEYISKGDVPKFIIDLKKVPFINSAGLGMFLNIYKHIDGLKGRMVFTNLNSDIENLMEITKLASIFEIYKTLEEAIESFEY; encoded by the coding sequence ATGAAAATCAAAGTCACCACGAAAAACGACGTCCACATCATCAAGATCGAAGGACCCATCAAAGCAGGTAACGAATTCGAGCTTGGACAAAAAATCGAGGAGTACATCTCGAAAGGTGACGTCCCCAAATTTATCATCGATCTGAAAAAAGTGCCTTTCATCAACTCCGCCGGATTGGGAATGTTCTTGAACATTTACAAACACATCGACGGGCTCAAAGGAAGAATGGTTTTTACGAATCTGAATTCGGACATTGAGAATTTGATGGAGATTACCAAACTTGCTAGCATTTTTGAGATTTATAAAACCTTAGAAGAGGCTATCGAGTCTTTCGAATATTGA
- a CDS encoding LIC_11026 family protein, with the protein MFPSVFQILLKRKILLSVLFVLFLIYHSIFNSFTGQILFDRVFVPMVRGELRGKIRKFSPLYGIRIEDLALGTRPEWGPDPVLQAKGLEFSYNLPYILFGRLKISRISLENATVRLKKKKGIWNVATLLSGSDSGGKEKASPPPAKESPISVIRTYLPVSAFARLELKNLDFGISSEEGGKSTEVGMAGLDLDLEIDTERFSSVPLNLSALGLIDDFKLSLNPEKPIRIRFRDPLRQMDHPFRLTWIWERSDTRHPFRSKMDIGADKIRLKIADRLAEPFGFSFRYDLDYSPVSKEIVLKNLKLAVNEDEWLEGGGRISGIGSELQNVHFALQKSSIRLAPISGFLTDLGIRGISLQGNASLAPLLLEGTSKELRATGEVKASGLDLRIGAKAHSIQELDLDWDGRFRPQPTEEATAEKPLPWISLLEIKRLKALYNGSSLAGTFFYSGDSSLAAPALDLKLKLDRFSLAPYVSGLSGLLSVDLNVKGRDFSDLNAGLSLKLSDFRFPYGRGNSGNIGLNAKGNYTFLFFKKPWALERIKATPVSVSVFSPDGERALFLESFVEIGIRDSLALSVGGLKIEADLDELIPPLPLALRESLIPLRSQIGSRLSLGGNLNYVKKEKKQGIDGNIRLNLPALEIKDGKLNLSAKVEGTPPDKIFLDRMDLTAFSGKLALSSQGILTRAKPGETAALGDFSPDLKGSLKLISAEDAYLIKGLTFRGDLRLGFGWQGSDLSGTLTSKDSSLYVSNRLCPSPECKLYRIDGLNATVPFQHDLSVKETRNLIEGNKRKFVLNYGRMPEPNFTIREIVGTHPSLKGVPFEYIKPKTDSPGLSANLSYSENYLRMDFLKIHTLDGEVLGKDVIVNVGSGDPERMEYSMELRVKDIDLKQLLPGRSRGKIDDGKIKADLNLWGRNLGDPIPNLNLFFSVYQIGRDFGKSAINIFAPSNLLTDFIYTSYAVDKIELELSKGLVYAVILFKRSVLGTLVNLENNQVSQQRMPLANFLNRAQSEIETYNK; encoded by the coding sequence GTGTTCCCATCGGTTTTTCAGATTCTGTTAAAGCGAAAAATTCTATTATCCGTACTCTTCGTACTCTTTCTTATCTACCATTCCATCTTCAATTCCTTTACCGGACAGATTCTCTTCGATAGGGTTTTTGTGCCGATGGTCCGGGGGGAATTGAGGGGAAAGATCCGAAAGTTCTCTCCCTTATACGGTATACGGATCGAGGATTTGGCTCTCGGAACTCGACCCGAATGGGGCCCCGACCCGGTTTTGCAGGCAAAGGGTCTGGAATTCAGTTACAATCTTCCTTATATTCTCTTCGGACGTTTGAAGATCTCCCGGATTTCTCTCGAGAATGCGACCGTCCGACTGAAAAAAAAGAAGGGAATCTGGAACGTAGCAACCTTGCTTTCCGGTTCGGATTCCGGAGGGAAAGAGAAAGCGAGCCCGCCTCCGGCAAAAGAATCACCAATCTCCGTCATCCGCACGTATCTCCCGGTCAGCGCCTTTGCAAGGTTGGAGTTGAAGAATCTAGACTTCGGCATTTCTTCGGAGGAGGGAGGCAAGTCAACCGAAGTAGGGATGGCGGGACTGGATTTGGATCTGGAAATAGATACCGAAAGATTTTCCTCCGTTCCTTTGAATCTTTCCGCCCTAGGGCTCATCGACGATTTCAAGCTCTCTCTGAATCCCGAAAAACCGATTCGAATCCGCTTCCGAGATCCTCTCCGACAGATGGACCATCCGTTTCGGTTGACTTGGATCTGGGAACGCTCGGACACAAGGCACCCGTTCCGTTCTAAAATGGACATAGGTGCGGACAAGATACGATTGAAAATCGCGGATCGTTTGGCGGAACCTTTCGGATTTTCTTTCCGGTACGACCTGGACTATTCTCCCGTCTCCAAAGAAATCGTTTTAAAAAATCTGAAACTGGCAGTGAACGAAGATGAATGGTTGGAGGGGGGAGGCAGGATTTCCGGAATCGGGTCCGAACTCCAAAATGTACATTTCGCTTTGCAAAAGTCCTCGATTCGATTGGCTCCGATTTCCGGATTCCTGACGGACCTAGGGATTCGGGGAATCTCTCTCCAGGGAAATGCGTCTCTGGCTCCTCTTTTGCTCGAGGGTACCTCCAAAGAACTGCGTGCAACGGGAGAGGTGAAAGCCTCCGGTCTGGATCTTAGGATCGGTGCCAAGGCGCACAGTATCCAGGAGTTGGATCTGGATTGGGACGGAAGATTCCGTCCGCAGCCGACGGAGGAAGCGACAGCGGAGAAACCTTTGCCTTGGATCTCTCTTCTGGAGATCAAACGTCTGAAAGCCCTATATAACGGTTCAAGTCTGGCGGGAACCTTTTTCTATTCGGGCGATTCTTCCCTCGCTGCGCCAGCTCTCGATTTAAAGCTGAAACTGGACCGCTTCTCCTTGGCTCCTTATGTTTCCGGACTGTCCGGTCTGCTGTCCGTCGATTTGAACGTAAAGGGAAGGGATTTTTCCGATCTAAATGCGGGTTTGTCGCTGAAACTATCCGATTTTCGTTTTCCTTACGGGCGGGGAAATTCCGGAAATATCGGGTTAAATGCAAAAGGAAATTATACATTCCTTTTTTTTAAAAAACCTTGGGCCTTGGAAAGGATCAAGGCGACTCCGGTTTCGGTTTCGGTTTTTTCTCCGGACGGGGAACGTGCACTCTTTCTGGAAAGTTTCGTCGAGATTGGGATCCGGGATTCCTTGGCTTTGAGTGTGGGTGGATTGAAGATCGAAGCGGATTTGGATGAGCTGATTCCCCCTCTACCCCTGGCATTGCGGGAATCCTTGATTCCCTTACGGTCGCAGATCGGTTCCCGCTTATCTCTTGGCGGAAATTTGAACTATGTTAAGAAGGAAAAGAAGCAGGGAATCGACGGAAATATACGTCTGAATCTTCCCGCTTTGGAAATCAAAGACGGGAAACTGAATCTTTCCGCAAAGGTGGAAGGAACTCCCCCGGATAAGATCTTCCTGGATCGGATGGATTTGACTGCCTTTTCCGGGAAGCTGGCGCTTTCCTCCCAAGGGATTTTGACTCGGGCCAAGCCGGGAGAAACCGCTGCCCTGGGAGATTTTTCCCCCGACTTAAAGGGAAGTCTTAAACTTATCTCGGCGGAGGACGCCTATCTGATTAAAGGTCTTACGTTCCGAGGAGATTTGCGCTTGGGTTTCGGGTGGCAAGGATCGGATTTGAGCGGAACACTTACTTCCAAGGATTCCAGTCTGTACGTGAGCAACCGTCTCTGCCCGAGCCCGGAATGCAAGCTCTATCGGATCGACGGGTTAAACGCAACCGTACCGTTTCAACACGATCTTTCCGTCAAGGAAACCCGGAATCTGATCGAAGGGAACAAGAGAAAATTCGTGCTGAATTACGGACGAATGCCGGAACCGAACTTTACGATCCGCGAAATCGTAGGGACTCATCCGTCTTTGAAAGGGGTTCCCTTCGAATACATTAAGCCGAAAACGGACTCACCCGGTCTTTCGGCGAACCTAAGTTATTCAGAAAATTATTTACGAATGGATTTCCTGAAGATACATACTCTTGACGGGGAAGTACTGGGAAAAGACGTGATCGTGAACGTCGGCTCGGGAGATCCGGAAAGAATGGAATATTCGATGGAATTAAGGGTCAAGGACATAGATTTAAAACAGCTTCTTCCGGGGAGAAGCCGAGGGAAGATCGACGACGGGAAAATCAAGGCCGACCTGAATCTTTGGGGCCGAAATCTGGGGGACCCTATCCCGAACCTGAATCTGTTTTTCAGCGTATATCAGATAGGACGCGACTTCGGAAAGAGCGCGATCAATATATTCGCACCTTCGAATTTATTGACGGACTTTATCTATACCAGTTACGCGGTGGATAAGATAGAACTGGAACTTTCCAAAGGTCTCGTGTACGCGGTGATCCTTTTTAAACGGTCCGTCCTGGGAACCCTTGTAAATCTTGAGAACAACCAGGTTTCTCAACAGAGAATGCCTTTGGCCAATTTTCTGAACCGGGCGCAGAGCGAGATTGAAACCTATAACAAATGA
- a CDS encoding DUF1318 domain-containing protein translates to MARETSNILKILTICSLFCQTCTIKAPLITFTQTQTASEKQMLGEDRSLEKDGWLIASIKTSSSGSEIWERDLVQEEFSDPSDRTFYIALRTLAYLARETKEYLSAGLLAEGLDGKIRMNPRSKEAGVDKALAKEEFRMRLSELIKITNENRELVVQSKFRKDFSRREKPLNEKEKALLKQSLVLTWYKSVASGEYYESSSGVWKKKD, encoded by the coding sequence ATGGCTCGAGAAACTTCAAATATTCTTAAAATTCTTACGATCTGCTCGCTTTTTTGCCAAACGTGCACGATCAAAGCTCCTTTGATCACTTTCACTCAGACCCAAACCGCTTCCGAAAAACAAATGTTAGGCGAGGATCGGAGTTTGGAAAAGGACGGATGGCTGATCGCTTCGATTAAGACTTCCTCCTCCGGTTCCGAGATTTGGGAACGGGATCTTGTCCAAGAGGAGTTTTCCGATCCTTCGGACCGGACGTTTTATATCGCGTTGCGTACCTTGGCATACTTGGCGAGGGAAACCAAGGAATATCTATCGGCGGGACTTCTTGCCGAGGGCCTGGACGGAAAGATCCGGATGAATCCAAGATCCAAGGAGGCGGGCGTGGACAAGGCTTTGGCCAAGGAGGAATTCAGAATGAGACTTTCCGAATTGATCAAAATTACGAATGAAAATCGGGAATTGGTCGTTCAGTCCAAATTCCGCAAAGATTTTTCCCGTCGCGAGAAACCTCTTAACGAAAAGGAGAAAGCTTTGCTGAAGCAGTCCCTCGTTCTTACTTGGTACAAATCCGTCGCCTCCGGGGAATATTATGAATCTTCTTCCGGCGTCTGGAAAAAGAAGGATTAG